Proteins encoded by one window of Vigna radiata var. radiata cultivar VC1973A chromosome 5, Vradiata_ver6, whole genome shotgun sequence:
- the LOC106759707 gene encoding uncharacterized protein LOC106759707, translated as MKFLFQCPCCSCFCFMKPKQGKPKIKEQPKIKEEPKKEIKETKVEEKKDD; from the coding sequence atgaagttcttgtttCAGTGCCCTTGCTGCTCCTGCTTCTGCTTCATGAAGCCGAAACAAGGGAAGCCCAAGATCAAGGAACAACCCAAGATCAAGGAAGAACCCAAGAAGGAGATCAAAGAAACCAaggttgaagaaaagaaggacgACTGA